A genomic region of Trifolium pratense cultivar HEN17-A07 linkage group LG3, ARS_RC_1.1, whole genome shotgun sequence contains the following coding sequences:
- the LOC123914886 gene encoding putative pentatricopeptide repeat-containing protein At1g10330: protein MKQIHSLVITNGYLNFHKPNNSSFSNHNKWMPTLLYNAFIRTYHVHNHKKVLVIFTQMLSNQTSPNTHTFPPLLKSSPVSFVTPIHCQALKRGILSDPFVLTTLLVVYARNSHLVYAQKVFEEVPHFCIVASNAMINAFSMNGNMKGAFKLFQLMPYRDVVSWTTMVNGFVVNGDFYAAIRFFGMMMTHKDVVNCLVKPNDATYVSVLSSCANLEGKAALDFGRKVHGYIVVKGVDLGVFVGTSLINLYGKMGCLNYAVNVFRVMVAREVCTWNAMISSLASNGRENEALDLFEKMKKIQGLKPNSITFVAVLTACARGGFVREGLKLFGSMLSEFQVVPIMEHYGCVVDLLGKAGHIQEAADIIRNMPFQPDESVLGAFLGACRIHGAIELGEEIGKKLLKLQTQQCGQYLLLSSMNAEKERWDHAADLRKEIVEAGIHKVPAFSTVHLA from the coding sequence ATGAAGCAAATTCATTCTCTTGTAATCACCAATGGTTACCTTAATTTTCACAAACCAAATAATTCATCATTTTCAAACCATAACAAATGGATGCCAACACTTCTCTACAATGCTTTCATAAGAACCTATCATGTTCACAACCACAAAAAGGTTCTTGTCATTTTCACTCAAATGCTTTCAAACCAAACATCACCCAACACTCACACTTTCCCTCCTCTCCTTAAATCATCACCTGTTTCTTTTGTTACACCAATCCACTGCCAAGCCCTCAAACGTGGTATCTTGTCTGACCCTTTTGTACTCACAACTCTTCTTGTAGTTTATGCAAGAAATAGTCACCTTGTTTATGCACAAAAGGTGTTTGAGGAAGTTCCTCACTTTTGTATTGTTGCTTCCAATGCAATGATCAATGCTTTTTCAATGAATGGTAACATGAAAGGTGCTTTCAAGCTTTTTCAATTGATGCCTTACCGGGATGTTGTTTCGTGGACAACTATGGTGAATGGTTTTGTTGTGAATGGGGATTTTTATGCAGCAATTCGGTTTTTCGGGATGATGATGACTCATAAGGATGTTGTGAATTGTTTGGTGAAACCGAATGATGCTACTTATGTTAGTGTGCTCTCCTCATGTGCTAATTTAGAAGGAAAAGCTGCTCTTGATTTTGGAAGAAAAGTTCACGGTTACATAGTGGTGAAAGGGGTTGACTTGGGAGTTTTTGTGGGAACTTCATTGATAAATCTTTATGGAAAAATGGGGTGTTTGAACTATGCTGTTAATGTTTTTAGAGTAATGGTTGCGAGAGAGGTCTGCACTTGGAATGCAATGATTTCTTCACTGGCTTCCAATGGTAGAGAGAACGAGGCTCTGGATTTGTttgaaaagatgaagaagattcAAGGGTTAAAACCAAATAGCATTACCTTTGTGGCAGTTCTTACGGCATGTGCTCGTGGAGGATTCGTTAGGGAAGGATTGAAGTTGTTTGGATCAATGTTGAGCGAGTTTCAAGTAGTGCCAATAATGGAACACTATGGATGTGTGGTTGATCTTTTGGGAAAAGCTGGTCATATACAGGAAGCAGCTGACATCATAAGAAATATGCCTTTTCAGCCCGATGAATCTGTATTGGGTGCCTTTTTGGGAGCATGTAGGATTCATGGAGCTATTGAACTCGGAGAAGAAATAGGGAAGAAGTTGCTTAAATTGCAGACGCAACAATGCGGGCAATACTTGTTATTGTCTAGCATGAATGCGGAGAAAGAACGATGGGATCATGCTGCTGATCTGAGGAAGGAAATCGTGGAGGCTGGAATTCACAAAGTTCCAGCATTTAGTACGGTTCATTTGGCATAA